The Sandaracinus amylolyticus genomic interval GATCTCGTCCTGCGGCGCCGTGCCGTCGGGCGACTTCACCGCGTGGCTCAGCGCGATCACCTCGACCAGCACGGCGCGGTAGATGTGATCGAACGCTTCGAGATCGGGATCCTCGCCCGCCTGCGAGAGCGCCTGCTCGAGATGGTGCTGCACGAAGTGCAGGAGCACGGGCTGACCCATCGCGACGACGTCGTCGCTCTCCATCACCTCGGCGGGATCGTTCGCGCGCAGCTCCTCGTCGGCGGCGAGCGTGTCGATCGCGAGCTTCAGGCTCGTCTCGTCGACCTCGGTGAGGCGCGTCGGGAACGCCTCGCGGAACGCCATGTAGACGGTGACCACGAGGAAGTAGCCGAGCGACTGCGCGAGATCGTCGGTGCGGCTCGACACCTGCTCGCCGAGCCACGTCGCGAGCGCTGGCTGCTTGCGATCCATCTCGCGATAGGTCGCGTCGAGCATCTCCTGCAGCTCTTCGCCCTCTTCGCCGAGCTGTTCTTCGACGCCGGAGATGGCGACCTCGTCCACCACCGCGTGGCGTGGAACGGGACGCAGCGCGGCCTTGAGCACGAAGCGCACGGAGGCAGCATAGCGCGCTCGTCGCTCGGCGCGCCCCTCGATCTTCCGCGGTGTTCGGGAGGGGGCGTCCGACACCCTCCCGCGACGTCACAGCCGCTCGCGCTTCTTGAGCTCGCGCTCGACGCGCGCCGCTGCTTCGGCTGCGATCTCCTCGGCCTCGCTCGTCTCGACGCGGACCTTCGGTCCGCGCTTCGCGACGATCTCGCGGAACACGTAGTGGACGATCCCGTCCGCATCGACCTCGACCGCGACGCGCGCACCGTCCGCCATCGCGGTGAGCGTCGCGTCCGCTTCTTCGAGCCCGAGGTGCAGCTCCTTCGCGACGTCCGTCGCGGTGAGCTCGCCCCCGCGCAGCTCCGCGAGCCCGAGGATGCGCCGCTCGAGCTGCTTCTTGCGTCGCTCGCGCGCTCGCGTCTCCACGCGCGCCGCCTGGCTCATCGCGGTGATCCCGCTGATCCCGAGCGCCGCCGCGACGACCATCATCAGCACGATCGGCGCGCCCGGCGCGACGAAGCCCGCCGCGCCCGCGACGAGGCCCGCCGCGACCAGCAGCACGCCCGCGAGGCGCACCAGCCGCGCCATCGCGCGGCTCGCAGGATCGACGCCGCCGACCGTGAGCTGCTCGACGCGCGACGGGCCCTCGTCACCGAGCACCGTCGTGCCCGGGCCCACCTGCCGCGCGCCGCCGCACGCGACGCACACGTAGCCCGCGCCCTTGCGCCGCACCGCCGCGATCGCGTTGCAGTGCGGGCAGCGGTTCGCCTCACCGAACACGCGCCCACAGCCCGGACATCGCGCCGCGCCCGCGGGGACCGCGGTGCCGCACGTCGGGCACTTGCTGGGCGCGTCGCTCATCCGCTCAACGCACGACGACGCCGGTCGCGTCGATCGACAGCGACGACGCCGTCGCGAGCGCGCCCTCCGACTCGAGGTGCGCGCGCATGTCGGGGCTGAGCGCCTGCACCGCGACGCGTCCTTCGATCGTCGCCGCGCGCCCCGCGACGTCGCGCGGGAGGAAGAACGCGTGGCCCGCCATCGGCACGCGCACCGCGGGCGCGTTCTCGCCGCGCAGCTCCATCCAGCAGCCCATCGCCTGGCAGACGCGCTCGATCGTGCCCTCGGTGCGCACGACCTGGCCCGCGTAGCGATCGGGGCTCGCCGTGATCTCGGAGAGCGCGACCAGCGGCGCCTCGCCCAGCTCCGCGCCGAAGAGCCGCGCGCCGTCGTCCATCACGCGCGTCGGGCGCGGACCGCTCGGCGCAGCCTCCGCGTGATGCGGCGCGCCCTCCGCGTGGTGCGCGGGCGCTTCGTGATGCGCCTCGTGCTGCTCGCCCGTGCCCTCGAACTGCGGCTCGTTGCCGCCGCATCCGGTCATCGCCAGCGCGATCACCGCCGCGCTCACCACACCACCGCGCATCGCTCTCCTCGTTCTCACGCGTCGCAGACGCCGAGCAGCTTGTTCATGCTCGCTTCGTCCGCCGGCGTGAACTCGTACTGATCGAACTCGTCCGACGTGACCCAGCGGTACGCGTGCACCGCGAGCGCCTGGAGATCCGCCGGGCCTCTCCCCGCGGCGTCGGGACGGATGGTGCACTCGTAGAGCGTCAGCTCCACGCGGTAGTGCTCGTAGTCCCAGACCGTCTCCGAGATCCACTCGCCCACCTCGGAGTCGACGCCCAGGCGCTCGAGCAGCTCGCGCCGCAGCGCTTCGCTGTCGGTCTCGCCCGCCTCGACCTTTCCGCCGGGGAACTCCCAGAGCAGCGGGAGCACCGCGTTCGGCCTTCGCTGCGTGATCAGATAGCGACCGTTGCGCTCGACGACGGCAGCGACGACGCGGATGGTTCTGCGCGGCTCGGACATGCGTTCTCGACGTCTCGGAGGCTCGACCGTCGGCGCCGGGCGAGACGGGCGGGTATACCACTTCCGTGCGCTTCCTGTACCTCGGGCTGCCGCTCGGCGCGACCGTGCTGCTCCGCGCGGGCCACGTCCCGGTCGCGTGCGTGATCGGGCACCCCGACGCGCCCGGCATGCCCCGGCTGCGCCGGAGGCTCCCGCGCGAGACGCTGCTCCTCGGGCGTCCTTCGCTCTCCGATCCCGCGGTGCGCGATGCGCTCCTCGGCACGCGCTACGACGCGCTGCTCTCGTGGTTCTGGCCCAAGCGCATCCCGGTCGAGCTGCTCGAGGCCGCGCCGCGCGGCGCGTTCGGCGTGCATCCCTCGCTCCTGCCGCGATGGCGCGGGCCCGATCCGTACTTCCACGCGATCGCCGCGGGCGATCCGATCACCGGCGTGTCGCTCCACCGGCTCGAGGCCGAGTACGACACCGGCGCGGTCATCGCGCGCGTGAGCGTGCCGATCCGCGACGACGACACCGCGTGGACGCTCGCGCGGCGCCTCGATCGGCCCTCGCTCGGGCTGCTCGTGACCTGCGCCGACGTGCTCGACGCGGGGCTCTCGCTGCCCGGCGAGCCGCAGGATCCCGCGCTCGTCACCGAGGCGCCGCCGCCCGACGAGGACGACCTCGCGCTGCGCTTCGCCGACGACGACGCCGACGCGCTCTGCCGTCGCGTGCGCGCCGCCGCGCCCGAGCCCGGCGCGAGCGCGCTGCTCGAGGAGACGCTCGTCACCGTGCAGCGCGCCCGCCCGTGGCGCGGCGCGTTCCCGAGCGCGCTCCGCGCCGGCGAGGCGTTCGTCGCGCCCGAGGGCGTCGTGGTGCGCGCGAAGGAGGGCGGCGTGCTGCTCGAGCGGGTGCGCGTCGAGGACGACGACGAGGTCCTCGAGGGCAGCGCGATCGCCGACCTCCTCTCCCCGTGACCGCTGTCGATGCGCTCCATGCGTGCGTGCAAGCGGGGCTGGGGCCCCGCGCGCAGCGTTCGGGGAGAGGGGCCCCGATCCGGCTTTGCCGGTCGGGGGGAGGGGGCTTCCAAGACCCCTCCCGAAAACACAGCGTCAGCGCGTCGCGGGGTAGGTCGAGACGACGCGCTTCTCGGGGCGCTCGACCGAGAGCACGGGGCTCGTCACGAGATCGCGCCCGCCCGCGTGGAAGAAGATCGACTCGCCGACGCCCGGCTGGCCCAGGTTCGGCAGGATCCCTCCGGCGCGCGTGAATTTCAGCCCACCGTGCACGCGCTGGCGCAGCGCGAGGTGCCCGCGCAGCCACTCGCCGCTGCGGCGATCGCGCACCGCCACGCAGACGTCGCGACGGACGTGGTACTCGGTGTTGCGCGTCACGAAGACCTTGTGGATACGACGCTCGGCCTGGAGCATGGCGGACGACCTCCTGAGCACCTCCGAGACTACGCATCCCACATCACCCCACCAAGTTCTCGACACGTGAGCCCGCTCCTCCTCGCCGAAGGCAACGTCACCTCGCCGGCCCGCACACCGTGGGGCGGTCATCGGATCGCGCGCGTGCTCAAGCGCGGGCGCGTCGACGAGCACGCGCGGATCGGCGAGTCGTGGGAGCTCTCCGCGGGCCCCGAGCTGCCCTCGCGGCTCGACACCGACGCGCGCACGCTCGCGGACGTGCTCGGCGCCGCGCCCGCGCTGCTCGGTCGCGAGGCGTCGCGCGGAGGGACCGCGCTCCTCGTGAAGCTCCTCGACGCGGCCGAGCCGCTCTCGGTGCAGATCCATCCGAGCGACGCGTACGCCGGGCTCGGCGAGGGCGAGTCGGGCAAGCCGGAGAGCTGGTACGTCGAGCACGCGGAGGACGGCGCGGGGATCTTCCTCGGGCTCGCGCCGCACGCCACGCGCGACGCCGTCGCGCGCGCGATCGCGCAGGGCGAGGACCTGTCCGCGCTGCTCTCGTTCGTGCCGGTCGTGGAGGGCGACTTCGTGCTCGTGCAGGCGGGCACGCCGCACGCGATCGGCGCGGGCGTGACGCTGGTCGAGCCGCAGCGCGTGCTGCCCGGCAAGCGCGGCGTGACCTATCGCTACTGGGACTGGAACCGCCGCTACGACGCGGACGGTCGCGTCGATCCGAAGGGCGCGCCGCGCGCGCTGCACGTCGACGACGCGCTCGCGGTGACCGAGTGGAGCGCGCCGCGCGGCGATGCGTTCCTCGCGCGGGCGCGTCATCGCGCGGGCGCGCCGGATCGTGCGGGCGCAGCGCGCCTCGAAGCGCTCGCGGGCGCGCGTGACGCCGCGCTGGAGTCGGACGCGCTCGAGGTCTGGCGCGCCTCGGGCACCGGCGCGCTCGCGCTGCCGCCGCACGACGCGCTGCGCTCGATCACCGTGCTCGCGGGCCGCGTCGAGATCGGTGAGCTCGAGATCGTGCAGGGGCGCAGCGCCGCGCTCCCCGCGACGCGCGACGTGCAGCCCATCGTGCTCGACGGCGCGTGCGCGATCCTCGCGTCC includes:
- a CDS encoding zinc ribbon domain-containing protein produces the protein MSDAPSKCPTCGTAVPAGAARCPGCGRVFGEANRCPHCNAIAAVRRKGAGYVCVACGGARQVGPGTTVLGDEGPSRVEQLTVGGVDPASRAMARLVRLAGVLLVAAGLVAGAAGFVAPGAPIVLMMVVAAALGISGITAMSQAARVETRARERRKKQLERRILGLAELRGGELTATDVAKELHLGLEEADATLTAMADGARVAVEVDADGIVHYVFREIVAKRGPKVRVETSEAEEIAAEAAARVERELKKRERL
- a CDS encoding DUF4920 domain-containing protein encodes the protein MRGGVVSAAVIALAMTGCGGNEPQFEGTGEQHEAHHEAPAHHAEGAPHHAEAAPSGPRPTRVMDDGARLFGAELGEAPLVALSEITASPDRYAGQVVRTEGTIERVCQAMGCWMELRGENAPAVRVPMAGHAFFLPRDVAGRAATIEGRVAVQALSPDMRAHLESEGALATASSLSIDATGVVVR
- a CDS encoding (deoxy)nucleoside triphosphate pyrophosphohydrolase, whose amino-acid sequence is MSEPRRTIRVVAAVVERNGRYLITQRRPNAVLPLLWEFPGGKVEAGETDSEALRRELLERLGVDSEVGEWISETVWDYEHYRVELTLYECTIRPDAAGRGPADLQALAVHAYRWVTSDEFDQYEFTPADEASMNKLLGVCDA
- a CDS encoding methionyl-tRNA formyltransferase; the encoded protein is MRFLYLGLPLGATVLLRAGHVPVACVIGHPDAPGMPRLRRRLPRETLLLGRPSLSDPAVRDALLGTRYDALLSWFWPKRIPVELLEAAPRGAFGVHPSLLPRWRGPDPYFHAIAAGDPITGVSLHRLEAEYDTGAVIARVSVPIRDDDTAWTLARRLDRPSLGLLVTCADVLDAGLSLPGEPQDPALVTEAPPPDEDDLALRFADDDADALCRRVRAAAPEPGASALLEETLVTVQRARPWRGAFPSALRAGEAFVAPEGVVVRAKEGGVLLERVRVEDDDEVLEGSAIADLLSP
- a CDS encoding type I phosphomannose isomerase catalytic subunit — translated: MSPLLLAEGNVTSPARTPWGGHRIARVLKRGRVDEHARIGESWELSAGPELPSRLDTDARTLADVLGAAPALLGREASRGGTALLVKLLDAAEPLSVQIHPSDAYAGLGEGESGKPESWYVEHAEDGAGIFLGLAPHATRDAVARAIAQGEDLSALLSFVPVVEGDFVLVQAGTPHAIGAGVTLVEPQRVLPGKRGVTYRYWDWNRRYDADGRVDPKGAPRALHVDDALAVTEWSAPRGDAFLARARHRAGAPDRAGAARLEALAGARDAALESDALEVWRASGTGALALPPHDALRSITVLAGRVEIGELEIVQGRSAALPATRDVQPIVLDGACAILASAR